One genomic segment of Kiritimatiella glycovorans includes these proteins:
- a CDS encoding V-type ATP synthase subunit I, with product MKKLILLCLEREVQPTLEEVGRFGQVHVEHLRRPEGEDLEGERARLERTKRALALLPEPEEQADPECSGEEIIASLEDLDGRRHRTREMLEKLRGERKRIAPFGEFDPLQVRELANRDIHIRLYKTAPKQPVPEPDDAVVRVFRRAKGEAFFAVISRSLPKIEAEPIDLPDMSLSEMDEWIRRAERELQEIAQSLKRCACYRHVLEDRLHLLETRVHFHEVERGMEQAEPVAVLKGFCPAEREEELRGLAARRGWGVILTDPEPEDRVPTLIRNPRWVRPIKAIFDMIGITPGYREVDVSMFFLIFLSIFFAILVGDAGYGALFLGMTLAVRAKWPHAPGHLFHLLILMSSCTIVWGVLTGTYFGTGLVPGPLERLQIGWLTGEGADAHLMLLCFVIGAVHLSLAHGWNAIRLMNSVRALSQIGWIGVTWSMFFAVRYMVLNEPFPPAAGWTLLGSAVLVLLFMNPPREIKKNGFGYVTFPLDLINNFVDLVSYVRLFAVGAATFAVAHSFNQMALETGYDGVVSGIVATLIIFLGHTMNILLAAMAVMVHGVRLNALEFSSHVGMEWSGTEYRPFRYEADSAGNT from the coding sequence ATGAAAAAACTCATACTCCTCTGCCTCGAGCGGGAGGTGCAGCCGACGCTCGAAGAGGTCGGGCGCTTCGGGCAGGTGCACGTCGAACACCTGCGCCGGCCCGAAGGCGAGGACCTGGAGGGTGAACGCGCCCGGCTCGAACGGACGAAAAGGGCGCTGGCCCTGCTGCCGGAGCCGGAGGAGCAGGCCGACCCGGAGTGCTCCGGGGAAGAGATCATCGCATCGCTCGAAGACCTCGACGGGCGGCGCCACCGCACGCGTGAGATGCTCGAGAAGTTGCGCGGAGAGCGGAAACGCATCGCCCCCTTCGGCGAATTCGATCCCCTGCAGGTCCGGGAGCTGGCCAACCGCGACATCCATATAAGGCTCTACAAGACGGCGCCCAAGCAGCCGGTTCCGGAGCCGGACGATGCCGTGGTCAGGGTGTTCCGTCGCGCGAAGGGAGAGGCCTTCTTTGCGGTCATCTCCCGTAGCCTGCCGAAGATCGAGGCGGAACCGATCGATCTGCCCGATATGAGCCTTTCGGAGATGGACGAATGGATCCGGCGCGCGGAGCGCGAGCTGCAGGAGATCGCGCAGTCGCTCAAACGCTGCGCCTGCTATCGGCACGTCCTCGAAGACCGGCTTCATCTTCTGGAAACCCGGGTTCACTTTCACGAGGTGGAGCGCGGCATGGAGCAGGCCGAACCGGTGGCCGTGCTCAAGGGGTTCTGTCCCGCCGAGAGAGAAGAGGAACTCCGCGGCCTCGCCGCCCGGCGGGGGTGGGGCGTGATCTTGACGGACCCGGAGCCCGAAGACCGGGTGCCGACGCTGATCCGCAATCCGCGCTGGGTGCGGCCGATCAAGGCGATCTTCGACATGATCGGGATCACGCCGGGCTATCGCGAGGTCGATGTGAGCATGTTCTTCCTCATTTTTCTGAGCATCTTCTTTGCGATCCTCGTCGGGGACGCCGGCTACGGCGCTCTGTTCCTCGGAATGACGCTCGCCGTGCGCGCGAAGTGGCCGCACGCGCCGGGGCATCTCTTTCATCTGCTGATCCTGATGAGTTCGTGCACGATCGTCTGGGGGGTGCTGACCGGTACGTATTTCGGCACGGGACTTGTACCCGGTCCGCTGGAGAGGCTGCAGATCGGCTGGCTGACCGGTGAGGGTGCGGATGCTCATCTTATGCTTCTCTGCTTTGTTATAGGGGCCGTGCACCTCTCGCTGGCGCACGGCTGGAACGCGATCCGCCTGATGAATTCCGTGCGTGCCCTGTCTCAGATCGGATGGATCGGGGTCACCTGGTCGATGTTTTTCGCCGTGCGCTACATGGTGCTCAACGAACCGTTTCCGCCGGCGGCGGGCTGGACGCTGCTGGGCTCGGCGGTGCTGGTGCTGCTCTTCATGAATCCGCCGCGGGAGATCAAAAAGAACGGATTCGGGTACGTCACGTTTCCGCTCGACCTGATCAACAACTTCGTGGACCTCGTCTCCTACGTGCGTCTCTTCGCCGTGGGGGCGGCCACGTTTGCCGTGGCACACTCCTTCAACCAGATGGCCCTCGAGACGGGCTACGACGGCGTCGTATCGGGGATCGTGGCGACCCTGATTATCTTTCTCGGGCATACGATGAATATACTGCTCGCGGCGATGGCGGTCATGGTGCACGGCGTCCGGCTGAATGCGCTGGAATTTTCAAGTCACGTGGGCATGGAGTGGTCCGGCACGGAGTATCGACCGTTCCGGTACGAGGCTGATTCGGCCGGGAACACGTGA
- a CDS encoding V-type ATP synthase subunit D — MAKIKYTKNELKEQRDALARFERYLPTLQLKKQQLQNEIQRLDAEIEAKGREEEKVRSNLSHWIQLFGEPFDFSPYLEMHELRIEAGNIAGVNIPVLGEIGFVERRPDFERTPAWVDEGIAMLRKLIRLRVERNVLEEQQQRIRDELRVTNQRVNLFEKVKIPECRENIRTIRIFLGDQQTAAVARSKIAKAKSAG, encoded by the coding sequence ATGGCCAAGATCAAGTACACCAAGAATGAGCTGAAGGAACAGCGCGACGCGCTGGCCCGGTTCGAGCGATACCTGCCGACCCTGCAGCTCAAGAAGCAGCAGCTCCAGAACGAGATTCAGCGTCTGGATGCGGAAATCGAGGCCAAGGGCCGCGAGGAGGAGAAAGTGCGCTCGAACCTCTCCCACTGGATTCAGCTGTTCGGGGAGCCGTTCGATTTTTCCCCGTACCTGGAGATGCACGAACTCCGTATCGAGGCGGGCAATATCGCGGGGGTGAACATTCCGGTGTTAGGCGAGATCGGCTTCGTGGAACGGCGGCCGGATTTCGAGCGCACGCCGGCCTGGGTGGACGAGGGGATCGCCATGCTGCGGAAACTCATCCGTCTCCGTGTCGAACGCAACGTGCTGGAAGAACAGCAGCAGCGCATCCGCGACGAACTGCGGGTGACCAATCAGCGCGTCAACCTGTTTGAGAAAGTAAAGATCCCGGAGTGCCGGGAGAACATCCGCACGATCCGCATTTTTCTCGGGGACCAGCAGACCGCGGCCGTGGCGCGGTCGAAGATCGCGAAGGCGAAATCGGCGGGATAG
- a CDS encoding V-type ATP synthase subunit B yields the protein MRKVYHRIESVAGNVISVKAPEVKYSELAMVTSARGESLAQVIRLDRDMVYLQVFAGSRGIATDASVRFLGHEMQVSFSDNLLGRVFTGSGEPRDRGPTLTENVIEIAGPSVNPAQRIIPRNMVRTGIPMIDVFNTLVESQKLPIFSIAGEPYNPLLGRIALQAEVDAIILGGMGLKHDDYLYFRDRLDDEGALARSVMFIHTAADPTVECLMVPDLCLAVAEKFALQDQRVLVLLTDMTNYCDALKEVAITMEQIPSNRGYPGDLYTQLARRYEKAVDFETAGSITVLAATTMPGDDVTHPIPDNTGYITEGQFYLRNGRIEPFGSLSRLKQQVNGDTRDDHRTIMNTMIQLFADYRETLEKQSMGFRMSNWDSKLLKYGDRFEREMMDLSVNIPLEQALDRGWRILADCFAPEETGIHSELVEQFWPQDAAVESSERKFGDSTTP from the coding sequence ATGCGCAAGGTCTATCACCGCATCGAATCGGTGGCCGGGAACGTCATTTCGGTCAAGGCCCCCGAAGTGAAGTACAGCGAACTGGCCATGGTCACCTCGGCCCGGGGAGAGTCGCTCGCCCAGGTGATCCGCCTGGACCGGGACATGGTGTACCTGCAGGTCTTCGCCGGCAGCCGGGGGATCGCCACCGACGCCAGCGTCCGCTTTCTCGGCCACGAGATGCAGGTCTCCTTTTCGGATAATCTGCTCGGACGGGTTTTCACCGGCAGCGGCGAGCCGCGGGATCGCGGGCCGACGCTCACCGAAAACGTGATCGAGATCGCCGGGCCATCCGTCAACCCCGCGCAGCGCATCATCCCCCGCAACATGGTGCGCACGGGGATTCCAATGATCGATGTCTTCAACACGCTGGTCGAATCGCAGAAGCTGCCGATCTTCTCGATCGCGGGCGAACCCTACAACCCGCTGCTCGGACGTATCGCGCTGCAGGCGGAAGTGGACGCGATCATCCTCGGCGGCATGGGACTGAAGCACGACGACTACCTCTATTTCCGCGACCGGCTGGATGATGAGGGCGCCCTCGCGCGCTCCGTGATGTTCATTCACACGGCGGCCGACCCCACGGTCGAGTGCCTGATGGTGCCCGACCTGTGTCTCGCCGTCGCCGAAAAGTTCGCCCTGCAGGATCAGCGGGTGCTGGTGCTGCTGACCGATATGACGAACTACTGCGATGCATTAAAGGAAGTGGCGATTACGATGGAGCAGATTCCGTCGAACCGCGGATATCCGGGCGACCTCTACACCCAGCTCGCGCGGAGATACGAGAAGGCGGTCGACTTCGAGACCGCCGGGTCGATCACGGTGCTCGCGGCCACCACCATGCCCGGCGATGACGTCACCCATCCGATCCCCGACAATACCGGGTACATCACCGAGGGGCAGTTCTACCTGCGCAACGGCCGCATCGAACCGTTCGGTTCGCTGAGCCGCCTTAAACAGCAGGTGAACGGCGATACGCGCGATGACCACCGCACGATCATGAACACGATGATTCAGCTGTTTGCGGATTACCGCGAGACGCTGGAAAAGCAGTCGATGGGATTCCGGATGAGCAACTGGGATTCCAAACTGCTGAAATACGGCGACCGCTTCGAGCGCGAAATGATGGACCTGAGCGTCAACATCCCCCTCGAACAGGCGCTGGATCGCGGCTGGAGGATTCTGGCCGATTGCTTTGCGCCTGAAGAGACGGGCATTCACTCGGAACTGGTCGAACAGTTCTGGCCGCAGGATGCCGCCGTCGAATCGTCCGAACGGAAATTCGGCGACTCAACAACCCCGTAA
- a CDS encoding V-type ATP synthase subunit A has translation MSENTGRIAGINGNLIRVEFDNPVTQNEVAYARIGEAQLKSEVIRIRGNHADLQVFEDTNGLKVGDPVDFSGEMLSVELGPGLLTQVYDGLQNPLPELAEQCGYFLQRGVYLKPLDREKTWPFTPAVSAGDTVSAGDAVGTVPEGIFDHSIMVPFAWKGRYTVEEVVGEGDYTVDRTVARLKDEQGREREMTMVQTWPVKIPINLYRERMRPGAPMVTQIRLVDTFFPVALGGTYCIPGPFGAGKTVLQQCTSRTAEVDVVIVAACGERAGEVVETLREFPELIDPRTGKSLMERTIIICNTSSMPVSARESSVYTAVTLAEYYRQMRLNVLLLADSTSRWAQALREMSGRLEEIPGEEAYPAYLESVIAAFYERAGRVKFDDEGTGSVTIGGTVSPAGGNFEEPVTQSTLKVVGAFHGLSRARSDARRYPAIDPLDSWSNYTSVVEAEPLERARRILREGNEVGQMMKVVGEEGVSIEEFLVHQKAEFLDAVYLQQNAFHEVDSATSAERQRYVFGKLDQVLRAEFTFSEKESARAFFQKLTREVRDWNREEMDGDGFKQAEQKMDDMVSEVT, from the coding sequence ATGAGTGAGAATACGGGCAGGATCGCGGGGATCAACGGGAACCTGATCCGGGTGGAATTCGACAACCCGGTGACCCAGAACGAAGTGGCCTATGCGCGGATCGGCGAGGCGCAGCTCAAATCGGAAGTAATCCGCATCCGCGGGAATCACGCCGACCTGCAGGTCTTTGAAGACACCAACGGGTTGAAGGTCGGCGACCCGGTCGACTTCAGCGGCGAGATGCTCTCGGTGGAACTCGGTCCCGGACTTCTGACCCAGGTGTACGACGGTCTTCAGAACCCGCTTCCGGAGCTTGCGGAGCAGTGCGGTTATTTCCTGCAGCGCGGGGTGTATCTTAAACCGCTCGATCGCGAAAAGACATGGCCCTTCACCCCGGCCGTGTCCGCGGGCGATACGGTCTCGGCCGGCGACGCGGTAGGCACGGTGCCGGAGGGCATCTTCGATCACAGCATCATGGTCCCGTTTGCCTGGAAGGGCCGGTACACGGTCGAGGAGGTCGTCGGGGAGGGGGACTACACGGTCGACAGAACCGTGGCCCGTCTGAAGGACGAGCAGGGGCGCGAGCGCGAGATGACGATGGTCCAGACGTGGCCGGTCAAGATCCCGATCAACCTGTATCGCGAGCGCATGCGTCCCGGGGCCCCGATGGTGACCCAGATCCGGCTCGTCGACACCTTTTTTCCCGTCGCACTCGGCGGGACGTACTGCATCCCCGGCCCGTTCGGCGCGGGCAAAACGGTGCTGCAGCAGTGCACCAGCCGTACCGCCGAGGTCGATGTCGTGATCGTCGCGGCGTGCGGGGAACGCGCGGGCGAGGTGGTGGAGACCTTGCGCGAGTTTCCGGAACTGATCGATCCGCGCACCGGGAAGAGCCTGATGGAGCGTACGATCATCATATGCAACACGAGTTCGATGCCCGTGTCGGCGCGTGAATCCTCGGTCTACACGGCGGTGACGCTCGCGGAGTACTACCGGCAGATGAGGCTCAACGTGCTTCTGCTGGCCGACTCGACCTCGCGCTGGGCGCAGGCGCTGCGGGAGATGTCCGGGCGGCTGGAGGAAATCCCCGGAGAAGAGGCCTATCCCGCCTATCTCGAATCGGTCATCGCCGCCTTTTACGAGCGCGCCGGACGGGTGAAGTTCGACGACGAAGGCACCGGCTCGGTCACGATCGGCGGAACCGTGAGTCCGGCGGGCGGGAACTTCGAGGAACCGGTGACGCAGTCGACGCTGAAGGTGGTCGGCGCCTTTCACGGCCTCTCCCGGGCCCGCTCCGACGCGCGCCGCTATCCGGCCATCGATCCGCTGGACTCGTGGAGTAACTACACGAGCGTGGTCGAGGCCGAACCGCTGGAGCGTGCCCGGCGGATTCTGCGCGAGGGGAACGAAGTCGGGCAGATGATGAAGGTCGTGGGCGAAGAGGGGGTCTCGATCGAAGAGTTCCTCGTCCACCAGAAAGCGGAATTTCTCGATGCGGTCTATCTCCAGCAGAACGCTTTTCACGAAGTCGACAGCGCCACCTCGGCGGAACGTCAGCGCTACGTCTTCGGCAAACTGGACCAGGTGCTCCGCGCGGAATTCACGTTCAGCGAAAAGGAATCGGCGCGCGCGTTCTTCCAGAAACTGACGCGGGAGGTGCGCGACTGGAACCGCGAGGAGATGGACGGCGACGGGTTCAAGCAGGCGGAACAGAAGATGGACGATATGGTCTCGGAGGTAACGTAA
- a CDS encoding DUF2764 family protein, producing MAHVYLASTLPALRFTGEPPFSGDTLLFRCAGVLDGDEQHDVERVLRRHDKAPRTDVARRWVELELSFSAEIARVRAARAGMERPRTEGYTGIVEDPVERAFAVENPAGREDALDLFRWNCAEDLAREAPFGFPAVLAFAVQLGILERRAAFDRDQGRETVERLVAEKAQVQW from the coding sequence ATGGCTCACGTTTACCTGGCATCCACACTTCCTGCGCTGCGCTTTACGGGCGAACCGCCGTTCAGCGGGGACACGCTTCTGTTCCGGTGTGCGGGGGTACTTGACGGCGATGAGCAGCATGATGTCGAGCGTGTGCTGCGGCGGCATGACAAGGCTCCGCGCACGGACGTCGCGCGCCGGTGGGTTGAACTCGAACTGAGTTTCTCGGCGGAGATCGCCCGGGTCCGCGCGGCGCGGGCGGGTATGGAGAGGCCCCGTACGGAGGGATACACGGGGATCGTCGAGGACCCGGTGGAGCGGGCGTTTGCGGTGGAGAACCCGGCCGGAAGGGAAGACGCCCTGGATCTGTTCAGGTGGAATTGCGCGGAGGATCTGGCCCGGGAGGCTCCCTTCGGGTTTCCCGCCGTCCTGGCGTTTGCCGTACAGCTTGGGATTCTCGAGCGGCGGGCGGCGTTCGACCGCGATCAGGGGCGGGAGACCGTCGAACGGCTGGTGGCGGAGAAGGCACAGGTGCAGTGGTGA
- a CDS encoding alcohol dehydrogenase catalytic domain-containing protein, whose protein sequence is MADLPETQNAVQLTGPDELVLNHEKPVHRPGPHQIVGRVRVVGLCFSDLKLLKQFDKHVRKSEVVEGIDPAVLAENPAYVPGDKPAVPGHEPVIEVLEVGSEVSGVRPGERYVIQADWRWLRTGQSNGAFGYNFEGALQEYVLLDQRLLRSPEGDSMLLPATPSDYSDSAFALVEPWACVEISYRERQRRRMHAGGRALVVCGRDRDPGDLDAFFEHYGRPEEIVRVENRDALEKLEDGGFDDLLYFGADAELVPLLFDKARKDALILIVQCGEKFGAPVKTAVGAVHYRGLRLAGTPGSDPAEALAAIPENGEPPARARARIVGAAGPMGTMHVVRLLSMGEEVTVHAEDLERERLDALTKVAAPVAEERGNRFEAYNPREEDRGAETEYELQVTTVPVPALVEEAVQKAARGGLINIFAGIPADKSGQIDLDRYIERGLYFIGTSGSEMEDMRAVLDHVAEGRLDTNTSVAAVCGLDGAIDGIRAVEHRTIAGKIMVYPACRGMQLTPLEQLDRVSPEAAKALQGGVWNREAEEALIRTFEG, encoded by the coding sequence ATGGCCGATCTTCCCGAAACCCAGAATGCCGTTCAGCTCACCGGTCCCGACGAGCTGGTGCTGAATCATGAAAAGCCCGTCCACCGCCCCGGACCGCATCAGATCGTCGGCCGGGTGCGCGTAGTGGGCCTCTGTTTTTCCGACCTCAAGCTGCTCAAGCAGTTCGACAAGCACGTACGCAAGTCGGAAGTCGTCGAGGGCATCGATCCGGCGGTGCTGGCGGAGAATCCCGCCTACGTGCCCGGCGACAAGCCCGCGGTGCCCGGCCACGAGCCGGTGATTGAAGTACTGGAGGTGGGGAGCGAGGTATCCGGGGTCCGGCCCGGCGAACGGTATGTGATTCAGGCCGACTGGCGCTGGCTCCGCACCGGGCAGTCCAACGGCGCGTTCGGCTATAATTTCGAGGGCGCGCTGCAGGAGTACGTGCTTCTCGATCAGCGTCTGCTGCGATCGCCGGAAGGCGATTCGATGCTCCTCCCGGCCACGCCGTCCGACTATTCCGATTCCGCCTTCGCCCTCGTGGAACCCTGGGCCTGCGTGGAGATCTCGTACCGGGAGCGTCAGCGGCGCCGGATGCACGCCGGCGGCCGGGCGCTGGTGGTCTGCGGCCGGGACCGGGACCCCGGCGATCTGGACGCGTTCTTCGAGCACTACGGTCGCCCGGAGGAAATCGTCCGGGTGGAGAACCGGGACGCGCTCGAAAAGCTCGAAGACGGCGGGTTTGACGATCTTCTCTACTTCGGCGCGGACGCGGAGCTGGTGCCGCTTCTCTTCGACAAAGCCCGCAAAGACGCGCTGATTCTCATCGTTCAGTGCGGCGAAAAATTCGGTGCGCCGGTGAAGACGGCGGTCGGGGCCGTGCATTACCGGGGCCTGCGCCTGGCGGGCACCCCCGGATCCGATCCCGCGGAGGCGCTCGCAGCGATCCCGGAGAATGGAGAGCCGCCGGCCAGGGCCCGCGCACGCATCGTCGGCGCCGCCGGGCCGATGGGGACGATGCACGTCGTGCGCCTGCTGAGCATGGGGGAAGAGGTCACCGTTCACGCGGAAGACCTCGAGCGGGAGCGCCTGGACGCGCTGACGAAAGTGGCCGCGCCGGTGGCGGAAGAACGCGGCAACCGCTTCGAAGCCTACAATCCCCGCGAGGAGGATCGCGGAGCGGAGACCGAATACGAACTCCAGGTAACGACGGTCCCCGTGCCCGCCCTGGTCGAGGAGGCCGTCCAGAAGGCGGCCCGCGGAGGTCTCATCAATATCTTCGCCGGCATACCGGCGGACAAATCCGGCCAAATCGACCTGGACCGCTACATCGAGCGCGGCCTCTACTTCATCGGCACCAGCGGGTCCGAAATGGAGGACATGCGCGCGGTGCTCGATCATGTGGCGGAAGGTCGGCTCGACACCAACACCTCGGTGGCCGCGGTCTGCGGACTGGACGGGGCGATCGACGGTATTCGGGCGGTCGAGCACCGCACGATCGCCGGCAAGATCATGGTCTATCCCGCCTGTCGCGGCATGCAACTGACGCCGCTCGAACAACTCGACCGCGTCTCGCCCGAGGCCGCGAAGGCGCTTCAGGGCGGCGTGTGGAACCGGGAGGCGGAAGAGGCTCTGATCCGTACGTTTGAAGGATAA
- the srlD gene encoding sorbitol-6-phosphate dehydrogenase produces the protein MSSRIYGMLEDRKAVITGAAQGLGEALAVRLAREGCDVLAADLKEEDVRETAEKIGQQTGRRGLSSKVDVTDDASVGALFDRALEEFGRVDVVVANAGVLVAGPVDEIDPEKWRFVMNVNLFGYFLTARHAVRAMKQTGGGSIVQINSKSGKKGSAKNSAYAASKFGGVGLTQSLGLELAEAGIRCNSVCPGNLLNSPLWVNSLFKQYARNQGISEDEVRQKYLDQVPLRRSCEYEDVENAVIFLASDLSSYMTGQAINVTGGQEMR, from the coding sequence ATGAGCAGCAGAATCTACGGAATGCTTGAGGACAGGAAAGCCGTGATTACCGGGGCGGCCCAGGGACTCGGCGAGGCCCTGGCGGTGCGTCTGGCGCGCGAAGGATGCGATGTGCTCGCCGCGGACCTCAAGGAGGAGGACGTCCGTGAAACGGCCGAAAAAATCGGACAGCAGACCGGACGGCGAGGACTTTCTTCGAAGGTGGATGTCACGGACGACGCCTCCGTGGGCGCCCTGTTCGACCGCGCCCTCGAAGAATTCGGCCGGGTCGACGTCGTGGTTGCCAACGCCGGCGTGCTGGTCGCCGGGCCGGTGGACGAGATCGATCCGGAAAAGTGGCGGTTTGTAATGAACGTCAATCTGTTCGGCTACTTCCTGACGGCCCGCCATGCCGTGCGGGCGATGAAGCAGACCGGCGGCGGATCGATCGTGCAGATCAATTCGAAGTCCGGGAAGAAAGGCAGCGCGAAGAACTCGGCTTATGCCGCCAGTAAATTCGGCGGCGTGGGCCTCACGCAGTCGCTGGGCCTCGAACTCGCCGAAGCCGGGATTCGCTGTAATTCCGTCTGCCCGGGCAACCTGCTCAATTCGCCGCTGTGGGTAAACTCGCTCTTCAAGCAGTACGCCCGCAACCAGGGGATCTCCGAAGATGAGGTCCGGCAGAAGTATCTCGACCAGGTACCCCTGCGGCGCAGCTGCGAGTACGAGGACGTCGAAAACGCGGTAATCTTCCTCGCCTCGGACCTCTCGTCCTACATGACGGGTCAGGCGATCAACGTGACCGGCGGCCAGGAAATGCGGTGA
- the mazG gene encoding nucleoside triphosphate pyrophosphohydrolase — protein sequence MSSHGEDALRRLQSIMARLRAPDGCPWDREQTLDSIKGNLIEESYELVEAIEEGRRDKIREELGDVLLQVVFQSRICEEDGSFDLDAVAETLCEKLVRRHPHVFGDDTAEDSREVLRNWETIKRDEGGQGPRSLFEGLPAHLPALMKAHQVQRRAARVGFDWPEAAEVLDKVQEEIAELREALAASAVVPEKVREELGDLLFSMVNLCRRLDAEAEDVLRLSTAKFMRRFRALEQKLHRAGRTPDECTLEELDRVWDEVKNEE from the coding sequence ATGTCGTCACACGGGGAAGACGCACTCCGCAGGCTGCAGTCGATCATGGCACGCCTGCGCGCCCCGGACGGCTGCCCCTGGGATCGCGAACAGACGCTCGACTCGATCAAAGGCAACCTGATCGAAGAGAGTTACGAACTGGTTGAAGCGATCGAAGAGGGCCGACGGGACAAGATTCGCGAGGAGCTGGGCGATGTGCTGCTGCAGGTCGTCTTTCAGAGCCGGATCTGCGAGGAGGACGGCTCCTTCGATCTCGATGCGGTCGCGGAGACGCTCTGTGAAAAACTGGTGCGCCGGCATCCCCATGTCTTCGGCGACGATACGGCCGAAGACAGCCGGGAAGTACTTCGCAACTGGGAAACCATCAAACGCGACGAGGGCGGGCAGGGCCCCCGTTCTCTGTTCGAAGGTCTGCCCGCGCATCTGCCCGCACTGATGAAGGCGCATCAGGTCCAGCGCCGCGCGGCCCGCGTGGGGTTCGACTGGCCTGAAGCGGCGGAGGTTCTGGATAAGGTGCAGGAGGAGATCGCCGAGCTGCGTGAGGCGCTGGCGGCAAGCGCCGTCGTCCCCGAAAAGGTGCGTGAGGAACTGGGCGACCTCCTGTTCTCGATGGTCAACCTCTGCCGCCGCCTCGATGCCGAAGCCGAGGACGTTCTGCGTCTGAGTACGGCGAAATTCATGCGCCGGTTCCGGGCGCTGGAGCAGAAACTGCACCGCGCCGGGCGCACCCCCGACGAGTGTACGCTGGAAGAACTCGATCGCGTCTGGGACGAGGTCAAAAACGAGGAATAA
- a CDS encoding RNA recognition motif domain-containing protein, giving the protein MNIYVGNLPYSVDDQELQEMFEGFGEVSSARVINDRFSGRSKGFGFVEMSDDDSAKKAMDELNGSDCQGRALRVNEARPREDRGGGRPPRD; this is encoded by the coding sequence GTGAATATCTATGTCGGCAATCTGCCGTACAGCGTGGACGATCAGGAACTCCAGGAAATGTTTGAAGGGTTCGGTGAAGTGTCGTCGGCCCGGGTGATCAATGATCGTTTCAGCGGCCGTTCCAAGGGATTCGGTTTCGTGGAAATGTCGGATGACGATTCCGCGAAGAAGGCGATGGACGAACTGAACGGCAGCGACTGCCAGGGACGCGCCTTGCGCGTCAACGAAGCCCGTCCTCGTGAGGATCGTGGTGGTGGACGTCCTCCCCGCGACTGA
- a CDS encoding uroporphyrinogen decarboxylase family protein — MTGKERTDAMLEGEVCDFVPRTPILMQYAAEYIGSDYGAFASDHRVLVEANLRCAEDFGMDQVSAISDPYREAAGFGGQIEFVRDGVPRCTPPMAERRDFSLLKDPDPEQSDRMRDRLDAVRLFKSKCAGVYSILGWIEGPAAEAADLRGTSNLMMDFYDDEVFAAELMDRCLKAAVDFARVQVEAGADMIGVGDAVASQISPDLYERLVQPREKRLVEAIHGFGARVKLHICGEITHLLPGIADLHIDVLDVDHMVDMKAVRDAVGGRTVLAGNIDPAQGVARGSTQAIRDHVRRTYEQVGNPYFVNAGCEIPAGTPEANLRALCEPLEYVKRMT, encoded by the coding sequence ATGACCGGAAAAGAACGGACAGACGCCATGCTTGAAGGAGAGGTGTGCGATTTCGTGCCGAGAACGCCGATCCTCATGCAGTATGCGGCGGAGTATATCGGCTCCGACTACGGAGCCTTCGCCTCGGATCATCGCGTGCTGGTGGAGGCCAACCTGCGCTGTGCCGAAGATTTCGGCATGGATCAGGTGAGCGCGATCTCCGACCCGTATCGCGAGGCGGCCGGGTTCGGCGGTCAGATTGAATTCGTCAGGGACGGCGTGCCCCGCTGCACTCCGCCGATGGCGGAACGACGGGATTTTTCGCTGCTGAAGGATCCTGATCCGGAGCAGTCGGACCGCATGCGCGATCGCCTCGACGCGGTGCGTTTGTTCAAAAGTAAATGCGCAGGGGTGTATTCGATACTGGGCTGGATCGAGGGTCCTGCTGCCGAGGCCGCCGATCTGCGCGGAACGAGTAATCTGATGATGGATTTCTACGACGATGAGGTTTTTGCCGCGGAGCTTATGGACCGCTGCCTGAAGGCGGCGGTCGATTTCGCGCGGGTCCAGGTGGAAGCCGGCGCCGATATGATTGGGGTCGGCGATGCGGTGGCGAGCCAGATCTCGCCTGACTTGTATGAACGGCTGGTTCAGCCGCGGGAAAAGAGGCTGGTTGAGGCGATCCACGGCTTTGGCGCGCGCGTCAAGCTCCACATCTGCGGCGAGATCACCCATCTGCTCCCCGGCATCGCCGATCTCCATATCGACGTGCTCGATGTCGATCACATGGTGGATATGAAGGCGGTCCGCGATGCCGTAGGCGGTCGCACGGTCCTGGCGGGGAATATTGACCCGGCGCAGGGAGTGGCCCGGGGTTCGACGCAGGCGATCCGCGACCATGTCCGGCGCACCTATGAGCAGGTGGGAAACCCCTATTTCGTGAATGCCGGCTGCGAAATACCCGCCGGGACTCCCGAGGCCAATCTGCGCGCCCTCTGCGAGCCGCTTGAATACGTCAAGCGCATGACTTGA